TGGTTGTGTACTTGACACCGTTTGGCTCCTCGAGCTTGTTGCCCGTGATTGTCATTGTGATCTGCTCGTTGCCGATGCCGTCATCGATGTCGTAGTAGAAGCCGGCGAAGTTCTGCGGATCCCAGGTGACTGTTGCACCATCCTTGACCTCCTGAACAGCACCACGGATCTCGACCCTATCGACTGCGCCGACTACCATCGCTGTCGCTAGTACCGCTACCAGCGCTGTAATCATTATTGCAGTCTTATTCATCTTTTAACCTCCTATCTTCCCATATCGGATTATTTTGCAACATACAGTCTGATTATTCTTAAAACTATTGCCCCAGCAAAGTCTGGAATATGCCATACAGGGAATGCACTGCAGAGACCCTGTAGCATCAGCCTCACAGACTTATAGCTTCATCACCCTCCATAAATTCCCCCTTTGATGGGAATTATAGCGTAGTGATAGAGTATTTCCCTATTATATCCTTTTTGGTCCTTGTACCGTGCTGTGCATATCGAACAGCACGCTCCTTGATCCTGAACTCCACCGGTGGTCTCCTGGAGTCATGTGCTCGTATCGCTGAGAT
The Methanothrix sp. DNA segment above includes these coding regions:
- a CDS encoding S-layer protein domain-containing protein; the protein is MITALVAVLATAMVVGAVDRVEIRGAVQEVKDGATVTWDPQNFAGFYYDIDDGIGNEQITMTITGNKLEEPNGVKYTT